In Acetivibrio cellulolyticus CD2, the sequence ACAGCCGAAATTATTGGCCAAAAGACAGGCTTGAGTATAACAAAAAATGAAGGTCTAAATGAAATACACTTCGGAGATTGGGAAGGTCTTACCTTTGGTGAGATGAGAAACAGGCCTGATTATAATTACAATGATTGGAGACTTTCACCCCATACTGTTGAATTTCCGGGTGAAGGCAGCCTAAATAATGTACAAAAGCGTGTAATGAAGTATGTTGATGAAATAATTTCACAAAATACGGGTAAAAATATTCTTATAGTTTCTCACGGAGGTGTAATAAAGCTTATAGTTTTAGGGCTTTTAGGCATAGGACTTGAAGCTTACACCAAGTTTTATATTTCCAATACTTCTGTTAGTATTATAAATGTGGAAAAAGACAGGAACTATTTGAGAACACTCAATGATACATGCCATGTAATTACAGGCGCCCCGAAACGTAATTTTTTCTAGGCAATATTTAAAAGATACGGAGAAAAAGCATGAGTAAAAAAGTTGTTGTTATAGGAGGCGGTCCGGCAGGAATACTTGCTGCCGGAAAGGCCGCAGAACTTGGAAATGACGTTACACTGGTTGAAAAGAACGACAGATTGGGTAAGAAGATTTTAATTTCAGGTAAAGGCAGATGTAATATCACAAATAATACCGATATTGAAGGCCTGATTGAGAATATTCCTGGAAACGGGAATTTTTTGTATTCCGCTTTTTATACATTTTCCAATACTGATCTTATAGAATTTTTACATAATTATGGTCTTGAAACAAAAGTTGAAAGGGGAGGGAGAGTCTTTCCTGTTTCAGACAGGGCTAAAGATGTTGTTGACACTCTTTCAAAATATCTGAAGGATACCAGCGTTAATATACTTTTAAATTCTCAGGTAACTGAGATTATTACAAACGATGGTGCGGTAAAAGGAGTGCTGCTTAAAAACGGCAGAAAAATTGATTGTGATTCTGTTGTGCTTGCAACGGGAGGATCATCATATCCCGGCACAGGCTCAACAGGCGATGGTTATAAAATTGCAAAAAAGGTAGGACATGAAATAATAAAGCTTCGCCCATCGCTTGTGCCCTTAGTAGTCATGGAAAAATGGATTGGAGAACTTCAAGGACTTTCCTTAAAGAATGTATCAGCAACCCTTTTAAATGAAAAAGGGAAAAAGATCTATTCGGATTTTGGAGAGATGCTCTTCACCCACTATGGGGTTTCTGGTCCTATAATATTAAGTTCCAGCAGACATATTCTTGATTATGACTTCAAGGGAGTAAGCCTTGTAATTGACTTAAAACCGGCTCTGACAGAGGAAAAGCTGGATGAAAGAATACAGAGGGATTTTGAAAAGTACTCAAGAAAACAATTTAAGAACTCATTGGATGAGCTTCTTCCACAAAAATTAATCCCTGTAGTGTTGAATCTTTCTGAGATTTCCCCGGATAAGTTTGTAAACCAAATTACAAAAGAAGAGAGAAGAAATCTGGTTAGGGTTTTAAAAAATTTAAAACTGACTATTTGCGGTTCAAGACCTATTGACGAGGCAATTGTAACAGCCGGTGGCATATCAACAAATGAAATAAACCCATCAACTATGGAATCAAAGTTAATCAAGGGCCTTTTTCTTGCAGGTGAAGTAATTGATGTTGATGCTTATACCGGAGGGTTTAATCTTACAATTGCATTTTCAACAGGATATCTTGCCGGGATGAATTGTTAGTACCAAAATTGTAATAAATGCACTCGTGCCATTAGTATTTTTTTATTCATTTTAGCATATTATTTCTATGGTGATAATTATATTAAGTGAACAGAGAGACACATTTACCAAAATAATATGCGGAGATGATTTTAATGAAAATAGTAATCTTTAAAGCCGGCAAGGAAAAGAAAAAAGTGCATGATAAGACTGCAATGCGTTTTATAAATTTTGGTCTTGAAAAGTTTTTATTTTTTGCTTTTGTTTTTATATTTGTAGCACTTCTATTTGTTCAAGGTGCTTTGATAAATCCATCACTTCGGACATTTCTTGTGAGTGATAAAGGTATAGACGGCAGACCTTTAGCGCAGGAGGAATATCTGTACAAGGAAGGAGAAATCTCTATTGCACTTTTAGAAAGTGAAACCAATGAAAATCTCAAATTGTTGGTTAATGGCGATGAAGTGGCAGCATTTAACGAAAATCATATAAAACTTTCAGTAAAAGACGGGGATGTTATAGAAGTAGATGGAAGTCTTCTTGATCATGAAACAGAAGTTGAAATTATATCAGCGAGCGAAAATATTGCAGGTAATAATGTGGGAAAGAAAATTAAGGTTAATTCCAATATAGAAAAGGTAACTCAAATTTCAATTGAATAATTATATTGTTTTAAAGCGACAATTACTATATAATATAAAGGTATTATCATTAAAATACAGGGCGGATAAAATATGGTTAAGGAACCTCAAGATTCAAAAAACTTTGGTAGTAAGGATATAGCTTCAGCTGCGGTTAAAATTGCTTTGACCTCTGATAGACAGGAAGAAAAGACATATCAGACTGATTTCCTTAAAGTTGGAATTCATACATGTGCTGTTGACTATGGTGGCGAGTTTATTACTTCTGTTATGAAAATAGTAGAGAGAGCTGTTGTATCTTCTAAAAGAGAAGGTGTAATTACAGACTGCCATACTGAAGAAGGTGCAGTTGCAGGAGCAACAAGAGAAGCACTTTCTCAAATAATGCCCAAGGCTATAGGCCTTAATGTGGGCGGTAAAATTGGTATTGCGAGGTATAAGAATCATATAAGTGTGGCAATATTTTTTGGGATTGGTCTGCTCCATTTGAATGAAGTATCAATAGGTCTTGGACATAGAGTAGTATAATTAATGCCAATATTGTTCACTGTAGCATGGTATAATGGGAGGATAAATTAAATGGTCAGGGGTATTAGAGGGGCAACAACTGTTGAATGTAACGAAGCAGTTGAGATGCTAAAAGAAACCGAAAAACTGCTTGTTGAAATTATTGAAAAAAACAGATTGAAAGAAGACGACATTATCAGTATAATTTTTACTGTGACTAATGATTTGAATGCAGCGTTTCCTGCTGTCGCAGCTAGAAATCTCGGATGGACAAGTATTGCGTTAATGTGTACAAATGAGATTGATGTACCTGGAAGCCTTAAAAAGTGTATAAGGGTTCTGCTGCATGTAAATACGGATAAGAAAAATGATGAAATTAAACACATATATTTAAATAATGCTAAAGTATTAAGACCTGATTTAAAAAACGAATAAAATCTTTGGGAATTGAACCCTTTGCTTTTATTACAAGAGGCTAAGGAATAGCCGAAATATTACTTTAGGAGACATAAAATGGACTGTAACAAAAAAATAGCTATTGCAATTGATGGCCCTGCTGGTGCAGGCAAAAGTACTATTGCGAAACTGGTTTCTAAAAAACTAAAAATTGTATACTTAGATACAGGAGCCATGTATAGAACGGTAGCACTAAAAGCTATTAGAGAGAATGTAGATACACTTGACAGGGAAAAGCTGTCAAAGCTGATTGAACGTATAAACATTAAAGTTGAATACATAGGTGAAGATCAAAGAATATACTTGGATGATGAAGATGTAAGTGATCTTATCAGAACGCCTGAAGTATCAATAGGGGCATCTAATGTTGCAGTTATCCCGGAAGTAAGGATAAAGATGGTTGAACTCCAGCGGGAGATTGCACAAAAATGTAGTGTTGTGATGGATGGTCGTGATATTGGAACATATGTACTTCCGAATGCCACCCTAAAAATATTTCTTACTGCATCTATTGAAGAAAGAGCAAAAAGAAGATATAATGAACAACTGTTAAAAGGTATTACAGATGTTTCATTTGATGATGTCAAAAAGGATATTGAATATAGGGACAAAAATGACAGCAGCCGTGCCTTTGCTCCATTAGCAAAAGCAGATGATGCTATAGAACTGGATACTACAATAATGAGTATAGATGAAGTAGCAAAAAAAATATTGGAGCAGATTGAGGGCATATGTTAATTGAGATATTTAGATTTTTTGTGAAAATAGTTTTTTCACTGCTTTATAGAGTTAAAATTGTTGGCATGGAAAATGTACCAAAAGATGGTGCTCTAATATTGTGTGCAAATCATAACGGCGAGATGGATATGTTCTTTATTGGATATAGATTAAAGAGACTGGTGCATTATATGGCAAAGGAGGAGCTTTTTAAAAATCCATTGCTTGGTGGGTTTATTAGGTGGCTCGGAGCTTTTCCTGTAAAAAGAGGCAAAGCTGATGTAGAAGCAATAAAGACTTCTTTGAAGCTCCTTGAAAATAATGAAATATTAGGTATTTTCCCAGAAGGCACCCGCATGAAAAAGAAAGCAGCAAACTCTATCAGAGTAAAACCAGGGGTTGCACTAATAGCACAGAAATCAGGTGCTCCAATTATTCCAGTTGCTGTTATGGGTAGTTATAAACCGTTCAGCAAAATAAAAATTGTATTTGGAAAACCATTTAGTATTGATTTAAATAAAGATAACAAATATACTAATAGTGAACTGGTAGAAATATCAGAAAATATTATGTCAAAAGTTTATGCCCTTATGGAGGAAAAGTAGTTGGAAATAATTGTTGCAAATTCGGCAGGTTTTTGTTTTGGAGTTAATAATGCTGTAAAACTTGTCAATGAATTGCTGGAAACTGAAAAGTCAGGACTTTATACATACGGCCCCATAATTCATAATGATCAGGTTGTTGAACAACTTAGTGCTAAAGGGGTAGAAAAGGTTGAAAACCTGGATGATGTAATAGCTGGCAGACATATAGTCATAAGGGCCCATGGAGTTGCACCCGATATCTATGATATTATTAAAAGTAAGGGTTTAATACTTAATGATGCTACATGTCCATATGTAAAAAAGATCCATAATCTTGTAAGTGAAAAAAGAAACGAAGGTTATGAGGTAATTATAGTAGGTGATAAAGATCATCCTGAAATAATAGGCATAAACGGATGGTGTGGCAATAAGGCAAGCGTAGTAAACAGTATTGAAGATGTGGACAAACTGGATATGAAAAGCGGCAAAATATGTGTCGTAGCTCAGACCACATTATCAAAGCAAAAATGGGAGAAAATAATTGAATATATTGAAAATAAATTTGGCAACATTATAAAGTTCGATACTATCTGCAGTGCAACAAGCAAGCGCCAGGATGAGGCTTGCGACATATCCAGGCAAGTGGATATGATGATAATAATTGGGGGTAGTCATAGTTCAAATACTCAAAAGCTTTATGAAATTTGTTTAAAGAACTGCCCCAAAACTTATAAAGTTGAAACTTCCGGTGAATTACCACCGGTAGACATAAAAAAAATTAAAAAAATAGGTATTTCTGCCGGAGCTTCTACGCCGGACTGGGTAATCGAGGAGGTTATAAAAAAAATGAGTGATTTAAACAATCAAAAGGTCGAAATGAATGAGAAAGAAAGTGAAATGAATTTTGCGGATGCCTTCGAAAAGTCGATGGTTACTTTGAGAGATGGTGACGTCGTAACTGGTAAGGTAATCGGTTTTAATAGTAACGAAATATTTGTTGATCTTGGCTATAAATCCGATGGAATAATTCCGATTGAAGAATATACCGACGAACCTGATTTCAAAATTGAAAGTGAAATCAAAGTTGGTGATAAGATCGAAGTATACGTCAAAAGAGTAAATGATGGAGAAGGAAACGTTTTATTATCGAAAAAACACCTGGATTCATTGAAGTCCTGGGATGAAATTATAAAAGCGTATGAGGATAAGACACCAATAAGAGCTATCGTTGTAGACGTTGTAAACGGCGGAGTTATTGCAAGTGCAAAAGGTGTTAGAATCTTTGTTCCTGCATCACAGATCAGCGATAAATTTGTTAAGGAACTTAATGAGTTCTTAAAGAAACCAATCAATGTAAGAATTATCGAATATAATGATAAGAAGCGCAAGCTTGTTGGTTCAGCGAGAGTTCTTCTTGAAGAAGAAAAGGCAAAGAAATCTAAAGCCTTCTGGGATGAAGTTGAGGTTGGAAAAATATATAGTGGTGTAGTTAAGAGCCTTACTGATTTCGGGGTATTTGTTGATATCGGTGGTGTAGACGGCTTAATTCATATATCTGAACTTTCATGGTCAAGAATAAAGCATCCTTCAGAAGTTGTAAAAGTTGGTGATAAGGTTCAGGTAAGTATTTTAGAATTTAAGAAGGAAAAAGGCAAGATATCATTAGGATACAGAAAAACTGAGGACAATCCTTGGGTTAAGGCTAGCGAGAAGTATAAGGTTGGAGACGTTGTAAATGTTAAAGTTCTCCGTTTTGCTCCATTTGGTACTTTTGTAGAACTTGAAGAAGGTATTGACGGTCTGGTTCATATTTCACAAATTTCTTCAAAGAGACTTGCAAAGCCTGAAGATGTTCTAACTGCTGGTATGAAGGTAGATGCAAAAATTCTTGAGTTTGATTTGGAAAACAAAAAGATTAGCCTTAGCATTAAAGAAGTTAAACCGATAGATCCTGTTGTTGAAGAAAAGGAAAACTCTAGTGTTGCAGATGCTAGCTCTGCTAGTGTTGAAGATCAATCAGAACATAAAGAAGAAATGAATGTAACACTTGGAGATATGTTTGAAAAAGGCAAAGAGTAATTAAATTTCTAGTTATTTAGCTCACCGAACAGGTAGAGCAATTAATAGGAATCTTTCTAACGGGGAATAGTCCATTCATTTTAGTCTGGACTATTCTCTTTTTAATGCCTAAGAAAGTGCATTTTTTCTGGCATCAAAAAAGTCTACTTAATTTATGAAAATTCCAGACAAACCCAAATAACAATAGAAAAGTAAGGTAATATATATTATAATTGTATTGTAATCGTCGAAATAATAATTATCTATTCTATTGCCTCTATCGTCGTTTTAAATTATTATTACACTCTGAAATAAACCCAGCTAAAAAAGCAATAATGATTAATAGCCAGCCTAAAATTAAAGCTGGTATAATAAATAATTATTTTTCAAGGGGTGAAAAAAATGAAAAGAGTAAGTATTTTGGTTTCGCTTGCCATTATCTTGGTAAGTATTATTCCTCAATTAGTTATGGCTGAGGAAACAAATTTTAACTATGTTGATGCATTTTCCAAATCAATTCTTTTCTATGAGGCAAACTGGTGTGGACCCGATGCGGGTAACAACAGGATAAAATGGCGTGGACCCTGCCATGTTGAGGACGGGAAAGATGTTGGAATTGACTTGACAGGTGGATTCCATGACTGTGGTGATCATGTAAAGTTCGGCTTACCGCAATGTGCTTCGGCTTCTACTCTTGGATGGGCTTACTATGAATTCAAAGATGTATTTGTAGACAAGGGACAGGACGAGTATATGCTGAATATTTTAAAGCATTTTTGCGATTACTTTATGAAATGTTTCCCTGATAAGACCACATTTTACTACCAAGTAGGTGACGGAGATGTAGATCATCAATACTGGGGTCCTCCTGAACTTCAGACCTATGAAAGACCTGCATATTA encodes:
- a CDS encoding histidine phosphatase family protein; protein product: MSKIYLVRHGETDWNREDRCQGCLDIDLNSDGIKQAEVVAQRLSTEDIHLIYCSNLKRAYRTAEIIGQKTGLSITKNEGLNEIHFGDWEGLTFGEMRNRPDYNYNDWRLSPHTVEFPGEGSLNNVQKRVMKYVDEIISQNTGKNILIVSHGGVIKLIVLGLLGIGLEAYTKFYISNTSVSIINVEKDRNYLRTLNDTCHVITGAPKRNFF
- a CDS encoding BaiN/RdsA family NAD(P)/FAD-dependent oxidoreductase, encoding MRRKSMSKKVVVIGGGPAGILAAGKAAELGNDVTLVEKNDRLGKKILISGKGRCNITNNTDIEGLIENIPGNGNFLYSAFYTFSNTDLIEFLHNYGLETKVERGGRVFPVSDRAKDVVDTLSKYLKDTSVNILLNSQVTEIITNDGAVKGVLLKNGRKIDCDSVVLATGGSSYPGTGSTGDGYKIAKKVGHEIIKLRPSLVPLVVMEKWIGELQGLSLKNVSATLLNEKGKKIYSDFGEMLFTHYGVSGPIILSSSRHILDYDFKGVSLVIDLKPALTEEKLDERIQRDFEKYSRKQFKNSLDELLPQKLIPVVLNLSEISPDKFVNQITKEERRNLVRVLKNLKLTICGSRPIDEAIVTAGGISTNEINPSTMESKLIKGLFLAGEVIDVDAYTGGFNLTIAFSTGYLAGMNC
- a CDS encoding HutP family protein; protein product: MVKEPQDSKNFGSKDIASAAVKIALTSDRQEEKTYQTDFLKVGIHTCAVDYGGEFITSVMKIVERAVVSSKREGVITDCHTEEGAVAGATREALSQIMPKAIGLNVGGKIGIARYKNHISVAIFFGIGLLHLNEVSIGLGHRVV
- the aroH gene encoding chorismate mutase → MVRGIRGATTVECNEAVEMLKETEKLLVEIIEKNRLKEDDIISIIFTVTNDLNAAFPAVAARNLGWTSIALMCTNEIDVPGSLKKCIRVLLHVNTDKKNDEIKHIYLNNAKVLRPDLKNE
- the cmk gene encoding (d)CMP kinase; its protein translation is MDCNKKIAIAIDGPAGAGKSTIAKLVSKKLKIVYLDTGAMYRTVALKAIRENVDTLDREKLSKLIERINIKVEYIGEDQRIYLDDEDVSDLIRTPEVSIGASNVAVIPEVRIKMVELQREIAQKCSVVMDGRDIGTYVLPNATLKIFLTASIEERAKRRYNEQLLKGITDVSFDDVKKDIEYRDKNDSSRAFAPLAKADDAIELDTTIMSIDEVAKKILEQIEGIC
- a CDS encoding lysophospholipid acyltransferase family protein, whose product is MKIVFSLLYRVKIVGMENVPKDGALILCANHNGEMDMFFIGYRLKRLVHYMAKEELFKNPLLGGFIRWLGAFPVKRGKADVEAIKTSLKLLENNEILGIFPEGTRMKKKAANSIRVKPGVALIAQKSGAPIIPVAVMGSYKPFSKIKIVFGKPFSIDLNKDNKYTNSELVEISENIMSKVYALMEEK
- a CDS encoding bifunctional 4-hydroxy-3-methylbut-2-enyl diphosphate reductase/30S ribosomal protein S1; amino-acid sequence: MEIIVANSAGFCFGVNNAVKLVNELLETEKSGLYTYGPIIHNDQVVEQLSAKGVEKVENLDDVIAGRHIVIRAHGVAPDIYDIIKSKGLILNDATCPYVKKIHNLVSEKRNEGYEVIIVGDKDHPEIIGINGWCGNKASVVNSIEDVDKLDMKSGKICVVAQTTLSKQKWEKIIEYIENKFGNIIKFDTICSATSKRQDEACDISRQVDMMIIIGGSHSSNTQKLYEICLKNCPKTYKVETSGELPPVDIKKIKKIGISAGASTPDWVIEEVIKKMSDLNNQKVEMNEKESEMNFADAFEKSMVTLRDGDVVTGKVIGFNSNEIFVDLGYKSDGIIPIEEYTDEPDFKIESEIKVGDKIEVYVKRVNDGEGNVLLSKKHLDSLKSWDEIIKAYEDKTPIRAIVVDVVNGGVIASAKGVRIFVPASQISDKFVKELNEFLKKPINVRIIEYNDKKRKLVGSARVLLEEEKAKKSKAFWDEVEVGKIYSGVVKSLTDFGVFVDIGGVDGLIHISELSWSRIKHPSEVVKVGDKVQVSILEFKKEKGKISLGYRKTEDNPWVKASEKYKVGDVVNVKVLRFAPFGTFVELEEGIDGLVHISQISSKRLAKPEDVLTAGMKVDAKILEFDLENKKISLSIKEVKPIDPVVEEKENSSVADASSASVEDQSEHKEEMNVTLGDMFEKGKE